From a region of the Oryza sativa Japonica Group chromosome 6, ASM3414082v1 genome:
- the LOC4340676 gene encoding uncharacterized protein, which produces MSVSCGLEWVVCLGCTRWAWKRLTYIGAYDSEAWPAAAPGEFEPVPRICRVILAIYEDDLSNPTKFAPPGRGYAGVDLAGVVKRATYEHVGNTCPPYIVYVDHRHKEVVLAIRGLNLTRNADYKVLMDNKLGMQMFDGGYVHHGLLKAAQFILERETKTLQELLQQNGPDYKLIFAGHSLGSGIAALMTVLVVNNRKMFGNIPRSQIRCYALAPARCMSLNLAVKYADVINSVVLQDDFLPRTPTPLEYIFGSIFCLPCLLFIMCLRDTFKQDKRKFKDPRRLYAPGRMYHIVERKFCRCGRFPPEVRTAIPVEGRFEHIVLSCSTTSDHAIVWIERESEKALELMKGNEKPTTPPAQQKMERLQSFEEEHKNALERAKTLDVPHAVDLSEVEIQEGSSPTPPSDTHSEATSEAKSAGRTSWDELMHKLFTRDEGGKLVVKEDIKARNIVIE; this is translated from the exons atgtcggtgTCGTGCGGGCTGGAGTGGGTGGTGTGCCTGGGGTGCACGCGGTGGGCGTGGAAGCGGCTCACCTACATCGGCGCCTACGACAGCgaggcgtggccggcggcggcgccgggggagTTCGAGCCCGTCCCGCGAATCTGCCGCGTCATCCTCGCCATCTACGAGGACGACCTCTCCAACCCCACCAAGTtcgcgccgcccggccgcggGTACGCCGgcgtcgacctcgccggcgtcgtcaaGCGCGCCACCTACGAGCACGTCGGCAACACCTGCCCTCCCTACATCGTCTACGTTGACCACCGCCACAAGGAGGTCGTCCTCGCCATCCGCGGCCTCAACCTCACCCGCAACGCCGACTACAAG GTTCTCATGGACAACAAGCTCGGGATGCAGATGTTCGACGGCGGCTACGTCCACCACGGCCTTCTCAAGGCGGCGCAGTTCATCCTGGAGAGGGAGACGAAGACGCTGCAGGAGCTGCTGCAGCAGAACGGGCCCGACTACAAGCTCATCTTCGCGGGGCACTCGCTGGGCTCCGGCATCGCCGCGCTCATGACCGTGCTCGTGGTGAACAACCGGAAGATGTTTGGGAACATACCGAGGAGCCAGATACGGTGCTACGCGCTCGCCCCCGCCCGGTGCATGTCGCTCAACCTCGCCGTCAAGTACGCCGACGTGATCAACTCCGTCGTGCTGCAG GATGattttttgccaagaacgccaACACCGTTGGAGTACATTTTTGGGTCTATATTCTG CTTGCCCTGCTTGTTGTTTATCATGTGCCTGAGAGATACATTTAAGCAAGACAAGAGAAAATTTAAAGATCCAAGAAGACTCTATGCTCCTGGTCGAATGTATCATATAGTCGAGAGGAAATTTTGCAG ATGTGGAAGATTCCCTCCTGAGGTGAGAACTGCTATTCCAGTGGAAGGCCGATTTGAGCATATTGTGTTGTCATGCAGTACTACTTCTGATCATGCGATTGTATGGATTGAACGAGAATCAGAAAAGGCTTTAGAG CTTATGAAAGGAAATGAGAAACCAACAACTCCGCCTGCGCAACAAAAGATGGAAAGACTGCAGAGTTTTGAGGAAGAACACAAGAATGCCCTCGAGAGAGCAAAGACCTTAGATGTTCCTCACGCAGTTGACTTGTCTGAAGTGGAGATCCAGGAGGGTTCTAGCCCTACGCCGCCCTCTGATACTCATAGTGAAGCCACCTCAGAAGCAAAATCTGCAGGAAGAACCAGTTGGGATGAGCTGATGCATAAGCTTTTCACCAGGGACGAAGGTGGGAAGCTTGTTGTGAAGGAGGACATTAAGGCGAGGAACATTGTTATTGAGTAA